In Streptomonospora litoralis, one DNA window encodes the following:
- a CDS encoding DUF5131 family protein has protein sequence MSTRIEWVQGVDGARGTTWNPVTGCDRVSQGCDHCYAATMARRLKAMGSPRYQRDGRPSTSGPGFGVSVHEDVITAPLRWRTPRTVFVNSMSDVFHAEVGADAIARIWAVMAATPQHTYQILTKRHGRMRSLLNSLTFRASVARAVWELAMADNTTTLPDELTWPLPNVWVGVSAETQRWADIRIPALLETRAALRFISAEPLLGPLRLAPDDHTGHDRDHHGTHTECSDCSTPEQPVAWRTQTAPPLDWVIIGGESGPDARPVDLDWIRGLRDDAHQAGAAVFIKQLGSAWARGMVGSSTGADPAHWPEDLRVQEMPTRRRPPVATGPDR, from the coding sequence TTGTCCACCAGAATCGAATGGGTTCAGGGCGTCGACGGCGCCCGCGGCACCACCTGGAACCCCGTCACCGGATGCGACCGGGTCTCGCAGGGGTGCGACCACTGCTACGCCGCGACCATGGCGCGGCGGCTGAAGGCCATGGGCAGCCCGCGGTACCAGCGCGACGGCCGCCCCTCCACCTCCGGCCCCGGGTTCGGGGTGAGCGTCCACGAGGACGTGATCACCGCGCCGCTGCGGTGGCGCACCCCGCGCACCGTGTTCGTCAACTCCATGTCGGACGTGTTCCACGCCGAGGTGGGCGCCGACGCCATCGCCCGCATCTGGGCGGTCATGGCAGCAACCCCGCAGCACACGTACCAGATCCTCACCAAGCGCCACGGCCGCATGCGCAGCCTGCTGAACTCGCTGACGTTTCGCGCCTCGGTCGCCCGCGCCGTGTGGGAGCTGGCCATGGCCGACAACACCACGACCCTGCCCGACGAGCTGACCTGGCCGCTGCCCAACGTCTGGGTCGGGGTGAGCGCCGAAACCCAACGCTGGGCCGACATCCGCATCCCCGCCCTGCTGGAGACCCGCGCCGCCCTGCGGTTCATCTCCGCCGAACCGCTACTCGGCCCCCTGCGACTGGCCCCCGACGACCACACCGGCCACGACCGCGACCACCACGGCACCCACACCGAATGTTCGGACTGCTCCACACCCGAACAGCCGGTGGCCTGGCGCACGCAAACGGCCCCGCCGCTGGACTGGGTCATCATCGGCGGCGAATCCGGGCCGGACGCCCGCCCTGTGGACCTGGACTGGATCCGGGGCCTGCGCGACGACGCCCACCAGGCCGGCGCCGCCGTGTTCATCAAGCAGCTCGGCTCGGCTTGGGCGCGCGGAATGGTGGGCTCCTCCACGGGCGCCGACCCCGCCCACTGGCCCGAGGACCTGCGCGTGCAGGAGATGCCCACCCGCCGGCGCCCGCCCGTCGCGACGGGGCCGGACCGGTGA
- a CDS encoding HNH endonuclease has product MPNSTNIPVSLWQDPVFLQLNAHNQHIYLMLLSQSDIDAAGVLSLRIRRWSAFASGLTPGRVEHALSDLEDAGLVVIDHDEQAVFVPGFLVFEQIGRHPRRVVAALDAVDAVTSTKIRDSVLSKLTELQREAPPTVHTPLRAEVLARDGFTCRSCGWKPGDMVPSKPGGGRSLYRGLEMDHIRPRSRGGSDNPGNLQVLCTTCNARKGDRQP; this is encoded by the coding sequence ATGCCCAACTCCACCAACATCCCCGTGTCGCTGTGGCAAGACCCCGTTTTCCTCCAGCTGAACGCGCACAACCAGCACATCTACCTGATGCTTCTCTCCCAGTCCGACATCGATGCCGCGGGCGTGCTGTCGCTACGCATCCGCCGCTGGTCGGCTTTCGCCTCCGGGCTGACGCCTGGACGCGTCGAGCACGCCCTCAGCGACCTCGAAGACGCAGGGCTCGTGGTCATCGATCACGACGAGCAGGCGGTCTTCGTCCCGGGCTTCCTCGTCTTCGAGCAGATCGGCCGTCACCCGCGCCGCGTCGTCGCTGCACTCGACGCGGTCGACGCTGTCACCTCGACCAAGATCCGCGACTCGGTGCTGTCCAAGCTGACGGAACTCCAGCGCGAGGCACCGCCGACGGTCCATACCCCGCTGCGCGCAGAGGTCCTCGCCCGTGACGGGTTCACGTGCCGCTCCTGCGGTTGGAAGCCCGGAGACATGGTCCCGTCCAAGCCCGGTGGCGGACGCTCCCTCTACCGCGGCCTGGAAATGGACCACATCCGCCCGCGGTCGCGGGGCGGCTCCGACAACCCCGGCAACCTCCAGGTGCTTTGCACAACCTGCAACGCCCGCAAGGGCGACCGGCAACCGTAG
- a CDS encoding DNA adenine methylase, translating into MRPPAPYFGSKARIADWIASLLPPHGHYVEPYCGGLSVLLAKHPSAMETANDLDGELMTMWRVLRDRPSELIRACVLSPHSRAELAASHEPTTDELEAARRTWSRLSQGRSGTLRNTGWRHYIDPAGSTIGMPGYMAAYVERLAATAERLASVSLECLPALDVIAKYGASPDVLLYVDPPYLGSTRPHSNYRREMRGESDHRELAEALAGCSAAVMLSGYDSPLYAELYEGWHRTARNTMTGNAKQEKDRVEVLWSNRPLAHAHQHDLFSGDAA; encoded by the coding sequence ATGCGACCGCCCGCCCCCTACTTCGGCAGCAAGGCCCGCATTGCCGACTGGATCGCCAGCCTGCTGCCGCCCCACGGCCACTACGTCGAACCGTACTGCGGCGGTCTCTCCGTCCTCCTCGCCAAGCACCCCAGCGCGATGGAGACCGCCAACGACCTCGACGGCGAGCTGATGACCATGTGGCGCGTCCTGCGCGACCGGCCGTCGGAGCTGATCCGCGCCTGCGTCCTGAGCCCGCACTCCCGCGCCGAACTCGCCGCCAGCCACGAACCCACCACCGACGAACTGGAGGCCGCGCGCCGCACCTGGTCCCGCCTGTCCCAGGGCCGCTCGGGGACGCTGCGCAACACCGGGTGGCGCCACTACATCGACCCCGCCGGCTCCACGATCGGCATGCCCGGCTACATGGCGGCCTACGTCGAGAGGCTCGCCGCGACAGCGGAGCGGCTCGCGTCCGTGTCGCTGGAGTGCCTGCCCGCCCTCGACGTCATCGCGAAGTACGGGGCCTCGCCGGACGTGCTGCTCTACGTGGACCCCCCGTACCTCGGGTCCACGCGGCCGCACTCCAACTACCGCCGCGAAATGCGCGGCGAATCCGACCACCGCGAACTCGCCGAGGCGCTCGCCGGCTGCTCTGCCGCGGTCATGCTCTCCGGCTACGACTCCCCGCTCTACGCCGAGCTATACGAGGGCTGGCACCGCACCGCCCGCAACACCATGACCGGCAACGCCAAGCAGGAGAAAGACCGCGTCGAGGTGCTGTGGTCCAACCGCCCCCTCGCCCATGCCCACCAGCACGACCTGTTCAGCGGCGACGCCGCATAG
- a CDS encoding helix-turn-helix domain-containing protein, translating to MSTPSTPGPEEELPPLLTVTEVARMLRLSKMTVYRMIHDGRLPAIRIGRAYRVPEPAARAVYAQFVEPSR from the coding sequence ATGAGTACTCCCTCAACTCCCGGCCCGGAGGAGGAGCTGCCGCCCCTGCTGACGGTGACCGAGGTCGCCCGCATGCTGCGGCTCTCGAAGATGACGGTCTACCGCATGATCCACGACGGCAGGCTGCCCGCCATCAGGATCGGGCGCGCCTACCGCGTGCCTGAGCCCGCGGCCCGTGCTGTCTACGCCCAGTTCGTGGAGCCGTCCCGCTGA